The window GTGTTGTTTTCCAGTAAAGGTCAGAGCCAGATTGTGTTCCCCGctgctctttgttttcacagataTTATGACAGATAATATACGGATGGGTGTATTCCACCTATAATCACAGCACCTTTTCCCAGACAAACTGCAATCTCTTAGTGACACAAGTTAGTGACACATCTGTGCAAACTGTAAGGTCACAAGGCAGCATGACTAAAGGATGGAAGGGACTTTTTTTTCCATATGCCGAAGGTGTAGTATTTCTTATGACAGTAATTGAACTTTGATATGATTATATTctttttgaaacacacacttacttgAAAGTCCTTCCATAAATCTCACAATGAGTACAGCTACCAATGGATAACGAGAAACTCTATACAACCTTTTTAACTGATATACATTAATGTAGATGATGTCCTTCTCAGGTATGGCAGCTCTGGACGGCCGTGCTTCTGGGAAAATGGGTATGCGGGCAGTTGTGTACTACACCACCACCACTGTTATTGCTGTGTTCATTGGTATCGTCATGGTGCTCATCATTCATCCTGGACAAGGATCAAAGGATGAGTTCACCAACCAGCAGCAGATTGAGCAGGTCAGCCCTGCTGACGCCTTCCTGGACTTGATCAGgtacacacatatttatacatttttaacaacaaaacacactcaGAAGAGAGCTCTGGTACACTTATTTGGGACCAATGGGttaatatattgcatttttttgtttaagtcTGTTTGTAATTTGTTAATCGTAATAAAAATGTAcctatttgtttcttttctctagAAACATGTTTCCTCCCAACCTTGTGGAGGCTTGCACCAAGCAGGTAACCCTCGCACCGCATCCTTTCTCTATCTTTATCCTGCAGTTACATAATGATTAAGCACATTAAAGTAAACATCTTGCTGTGATTAAAGCCTCTCAGGTACAGGGTAATGCCATTGTTATTCATGTGAACATTCAACTACCTTCTGGAGATTTCTTTTACACTGGAAATTAGAAACTAAATCTGAAGTTCCcatcattattaataaacatCACATGTCCAGTACTGCATGTTTACACAGCTGAGTTGCTAACTAAGGCAACTTCCACCTCCTTAATTAAACACATTCTAGGCAGAGGTACAATAATGGTATTGTGACATTTTCTGTACACAATAATAAAGTTCAAAGCACAAACAAGTATCTATAATCAGATCCATTTTAgtgtaaataatttaaatgtaatttacattTGGGACATGTTTTCATAATATTCAACAAGCTAGATAtctttaaaaagttaaatattgttCTTGGATAGAGGCATGTACATACATATTGTTGCAACAGGATTAATCACTTTTTAACCCATTTGTCTTTGCAGTTCAAGACACAGTATGCCAAAAGAGTAGTCCATGTGAAAATGATTGTGAACGACACCATATTCACACTTAATGGTAGCGAGGTGACGCAGGAGGAGATGATCCCTGTGCCTGGAGCGGTCAATGGAGTCAATGCTCTTGGCTTGGTTGTGTTCTCTATCTGCTTCGGTCTGATCATCAGCAGCATGGGGGAGCAGGGGCAGCCCCTCAAGGACTTCTTTGACTGTCTTAATGAAGCCATCATGAGGCTGGTTGCCATAATCATGTGGTAAGGAGGGATGGATAAGGCTAACGTTGAATTAAGTGCTGTATCTGGATGAAAAAGTTCACAACATTACTTATCGATCCTCAGGTATGCCCCCATCGGTATCCTGTTCCTGATCGCTGGTAAGATCGTGGAGATGGATGACATCACATCTATGGGTGGACAGCTGGGGATGTACACTGTGACGGTCATTTGTGGCCTGCTCATTCACGGCCTCTTCGTCCTGCCAACCCTTTACTTCCTCATCACCAGGAAAAACCCCTTTGTTTTCATCGGCGGCCTGCTGCAGGCACTCATCACCGCCCTTGGGAACATCCTCAAggtatgttgttgtgttataTAACTTAAGACCAACTAAAAAATCCACAGACTGATAAGAAAGGTCAAGGTAGAATGTATTATAAGTTTCCTATATACTATGTAATACTTCAATACTGCTTGAGAAACAGTTAAGAAAactatacaaacaaaaaagaaaaatagagaTAGAAGATATCTCAGAGATAACATCTGAATTGCCCCAAAAATACTCtaataatgtattttagattttcttCATATGATACAATTAAAAACTGCAATAGTTgctttgttatattattactgAATGTGTGGTTTCAGACTTCAGTATTTGGTCAGCCTCCCTGAATACTTAAGCCCACATGTGGTCCGATTCAGAGTAATGTAAGTGGTGGTTGatttttcacaatatttttttttatccatcctCTCCCTCTATCCTTCCTAAGCTCTGCCACATTGCCCATTACTTTTAAATGcctggaggaaaacaacaaggTGGACAAGCGTGTGACTCGTTTTGTGCTCCCTGTCGGCGCTACCATAAACATGGATGGAACAGCTCTGTATGAAGCCCTGGCTGCCATCTTTATTGCTCAGGTCAATAATTATAACCTTGATTTTGGACAAATTCTCACCATCAGGTAAGTAATATACAGTACACTTGCATTACAATCTATGCTAATTAAACAAAAATTAATACTGTAATTCATTCAATTCAagttaagtaaataaatattgctTAACCAAATGAAGCATCACAAAGCCTCAAAACCACATGTTGCAGCTATTTTGGCAGATAGGATTCTGgctaaatgaatgaattatgaGTGACCCTCTCAATTATAATACCAAGGAGTGGTTTGGAATTCAATAAAAGGACCTGCCTGTCAAAGTtgcaatgaaaatgaatgacaattaaaacatttttgtccGCTTTTTTTCCTACAGTATCACAGCCACAGCTGCGAGTATTGGAGCAGCTGGAATCCCTCAGGCAGGACTGGTCACCATGGTGATAGTGCTAACGTCTGTAGGCCTGCCCACTGACGACATTTCGCTCATCATCGCTGTCGATTGGTTCTTGTAAGTTTCTGTTATAGAGCATCCAaggaaaatgaacagaaaaaaacaacattttaaatgaatttattaattaaa of the Eleginops maclovinus isolate JMC-PN-2008 ecotype Puerto Natales chromosome 12, JC_Emac_rtc_rv5, whole genome shotgun sequence genome contains:
- the LOC134874118 gene encoding LOW QUALITY PROTEIN: excitatory amino acid transporter 1-like (The sequence of the model RefSeq protein was modified relative to this genomic sequence to represent the inferred CDS: deleted 1 base in 1 codon); translated protein: MTQSNGENPQRTRNGLQQIRAGIQSRSLLAKKRVESITKDDLIGFFTRNAFVIFTVAAVIIGIILGFAVRPYKLSYREVKFFSFPGELLMRMLQMLVLPLLVSSLITGMAALDGRASGKMGMRAVVYYTTTTVIAVFIGIVMVLIIHPGQGSKDEFTNQQQIEQVSPADAFLDLIRNMFPPNLVEACTKQFKTQYAKRVVHVKMIVNDTIFTLNGSEVTQEEMIPVPGAVNGVNALGLVVFSICFGLIISSMGEQGQPLKDFFDCLNEAIMRLVAIIMWYAPIGILFLIAGKIVEMDDITSMGGQLGMYTVTVICGLLIHGLFVLPTLYFLITRKNPFVFIGGLLQALITALGTSSSSATLPITFKCLEENNKVDKRVTRFVLPVGATINMDGTALYEALAAIFIAQVNNYNLDFGQILTISITATAASIGAAGIPQAGLVTMVIVLTSVGLPTDDISLIIAVDWFLDRLRTMTNVLGDSIGAGIVEHLSRHELQKKDPEVGNSVVEEADKKPYQLICQENEYENERPANSETKM